A single window of Candidatus Eremiobacteraceae bacterium DNA harbors:
- a CDS encoding thiamine pyrophosphate-dependent enzyme, whose amino-acid sequence MDIKPFTDKPVKFLEYDGTPAGDIASLGLTNEQLLVMYRWMVFVRTVDDRGYILVRQGRAGFYAQVAGQEASQVGSALVLGKNDWMYGDHRSQGSQLVKGLKASQWFAHVLGRMLDPTQGRMMPHGSGSKELHIVPPSSTVGNKITEAVGTAMAQHYKKTKDITITYFGDGATSEGDFHVGLNFAAVYGSPVLFFCQNNQYAISVRLEEQTHTKTIAEKARAYGMDGYFVDGNDILAVYAVTKLCADKARAGGGPTLIEAYTYRYGPHSSADDDTRYRPKGELEMWRTQRDPITRFRNFLIGKKLWDDAKEQKLLEDVKAEVAAAFAEAEASPVPEPLTVLDYVYEKRTPHLDAERAELAAELGVS is encoded by the coding sequence ATGGACATCAAACCCTTCACAGATAAACCGGTCAAATTTCTCGAATACGACGGCACGCCCGCCGGCGACATCGCGTCGCTCGGCCTGACCAACGAGCAGCTGCTGGTCATGTACCGATGGATGGTCTTCGTCCGCACGGTCGACGATCGCGGCTACATCCTCGTGCGCCAGGGCCGGGCCGGCTTTTACGCCCAGGTCGCGGGCCAAGAAGCGTCGCAGGTCGGCAGCGCGCTGGTGCTGGGCAAGAACGATTGGATGTACGGCGACCATCGCTCGCAGGGCAGCCAGCTCGTCAAAGGTCTCAAGGCGTCGCAGTGGTTCGCGCACGTGCTGGGCCGGATGCTCGATCCGACGCAAGGCCGCATGATGCCGCACGGCAGCGGCAGCAAAGAGCTGCACATCGTGCCGCCCTCCTCGACCGTCGGCAACAAGATCACCGAGGCGGTCGGCACCGCGATGGCGCAGCATTATAAGAAGACGAAAGACATCACCATCACGTACTTCGGCGACGGCGCCACCAGCGAAGGCGACTTCCACGTCGGCCTGAATTTCGCGGCTGTCTACGGTTCGCCGGTGTTGTTCTTCTGCCAGAACAACCAATACGCGATCTCCGTGCGTCTCGAAGAGCAGACCCATACCAAGACCATCGCTGAGAAGGCCCGCGCCTACGGCATGGACGGCTATTTCGTCGACGGCAACGACATCTTGGCGGTCTACGCGGTCACCAAGCTGTGCGCCGACAAAGCGCGCGCCGGCGGCGGACCAACCCTCATCGAAGCGTACACGTATCGCTACGGGCCGCATTCATCGGCCGACGACGACACGCGCTATCGCCCCAAGGGCGAGCTCGAGATGTGGCGCACGCAACGAGACCCGATCACGCGCTTTCGCAACTTCTTGATCGGCAAGAAGCTGTGGGACGACGCGAAAGAGCAGAAACTGCTCGAAGACGTCAAGGCTGAAGTCGCGGCCGCGTTCGCGGAAGCCGAAGCAAGCCCGGTGCCCGAGCCGCTCACGGTGCTCGACTACGTCTACGAAAAACGTACTCCCCACCTCGACGCGGAACGGGCAGAGCTCGCCGCCGAGCTTGGCGTGTCGTAG
- a CDS encoding alpha-ketoacid dehydrogenase subunit beta, whose amino-acid sequence MATVQAQKKQTYTMVQAIRSALIDEMTRDENVVTLGEDIGPRGGVFLVTEGLIDMFGKERVIDTPLAELGIIGAGIGMALYGLRPIAEIQFIDFLYPGFDMLVSEAAKLRYRSAGEFQVPMVVRSPYGGGVRGGSYHSQSPEAYYVSTPGIKVVVPSNPYDAKGLLISSIRDNDPVLFMEPKKIYRAVKSELPEGPFEVPLGKASIAREGKHVTVIAYGAMVPVALDGAAAMEKEGVDVEVLDLRTLQPYDTEAILASVGKTGHAVLIQEAPRIGGYMGEISAFLAENAIEYLEGPVVRVTGWDTPFPYALEKAYMPNVERLTRGIKKTLNF is encoded by the coding sequence ATGGCAACCGTGCAAGCACAGAAGAAACAGACCTACACGATGGTGCAGGCCATCCGCTCCGCGCTCATCGACGAGATGACGCGCGACGAGAACGTCGTGACGTTGGGCGAGGACATCGGGCCGCGCGGCGGCGTCTTCCTCGTCACCGAGGGCCTCATCGACATGTTCGGCAAGGAGCGCGTGATCGACACGCCGCTGGCCGAGCTTGGCATCATCGGCGCCGGCATCGGCATGGCGCTCTATGGTCTGCGTCCCATCGCCGAGATCCAATTCATCGACTTCCTCTATCCCGGCTTCGACATGCTGGTGTCCGAAGCGGCCAAGCTGCGCTACCGTTCGGCAGGCGAGTTCCAGGTGCCGATGGTCGTGCGCTCGCCGTACGGCGGCGGCGTGCGCGGCGGCAGCTATCACTCGCAGTCGCCCGAGGCGTACTATGTGAGCACGCCGGGCATCAAGGTCGTCGTGCCGAGCAATCCGTACGACGCGAAGGGCCTGCTCATCTCATCCATCCGCGACAACGATCCCGTGCTCTTCATGGAGCCCAAGAAGATCTACCGCGCGGTGAAGAGCGAACTGCCGGAGGGCCCGTTCGAGGTGCCGCTCGGCAAGGCGTCGATCGCGCGCGAAGGCAAACACGTCACCGTCATCGCGTACGGCGCCATGGTTCCCGTCGCGCTCGATGGCGCCGCTGCGATGGAAAAGGAAGGCGTCGACGTCGAGGTGCTCGACCTGCGCACGCTGCAGCCCTACGACACGGAAGCGATCCTGGCATCGGTCGGCAAGACCGGACACGCGGTGCTGATCCAAGAAGCGCCGCGCATCGGCGGCTACATGGGCGAGATCAGCGCGTTTCTGGCCGAGAACGCGATCGAGTATCTGGAAGGACCGGTCGTCCGCGTCACGGGCTGGGATACGCCCTTCCCGTACGCGCTCGAGAAGGCGTACATGCCCAACGTCGAACGGCTGACGCGCGGCATCAAGAAGACATTGAATTTCTAA